One genomic segment of Mesoterricola silvestris includes these proteins:
- a CDS encoding Rossmann-fold NAD(P)-binding domain-containing protein: MRLFGDGRAALAGDPVMAERLGWGVRKRSSGGAEIVLAPVDGDPRAEPWIARGRVAPGGGVAVLWEGGGKDWTYLRDAPGVPRYLRRMAEPARGRSFTVGISGLGRVGGLAASALAACAGSGIGTLLIHDCDGGNLERMVQELGSVARWRAGSRLPQVEAAGLGEMMRRCDAFLFAAASAVPPLGTEGEVRLTQFGPNRECLKGALEAANAEGFAGLFLMVSDPVEVLAQTAFHDSNAPEGAWLGTGLAPERVGGLALGVMWGRAMAAAEAAGQGERVARRGVPYGPHSTEVLVYDDPAGPDPALCEAMTRAARTGNYRVRDLGFLPYIGPALSSIVLTLPRLLAGREVLASSFVDGVYFGSPCRLRWGLGPTRRRLAPEVKRQVEELHLLLQDRMARLGLSWR; the protein is encoded by the coding sequence ATGAGGCTCTTCGGGGATGGGCGCGCGGCGCTGGCGGGGGATCCGGTCATGGCGGAACGCCTGGGGTGGGGGGTGCGCAAGCGGTCCTCGGGGGGGGCGGAGATCGTCCTGGCGCCGGTGGACGGGGATCCGCGCGCGGAGCCCTGGATCGCGCGGGGGCGGGTGGCTCCGGGCGGGGGGGTGGCGGTGCTCTGGGAGGGGGGTGGGAAGGACTGGACGTACCTCCGGGATGCGCCGGGGGTTCCCAGGTATCTCCGGAGGATGGCGGAGCCGGCCCGGGGCCGGAGCTTCACGGTGGGGATCTCGGGGCTGGGGCGGGTGGGGGGGCTCGCGGCGTCGGCGCTGGCGGCCTGCGCGGGCAGCGGCATCGGCACCCTGCTGATCCACGACTGCGACGGGGGCAATCTCGAGCGCATGGTGCAGGAGCTGGGGTCCGTGGCCCGGTGGAGGGCGGGGTCCCGCCTGCCCCAGGTGGAGGCGGCGGGGCTGGGGGAGATGATGCGGCGCTGCGACGCCTTCCTCTTCGCGGCGGCCAGCGCGGTGCCGCCCCTGGGGACGGAGGGCGAGGTGCGCCTCACCCAGTTCGGGCCCAACCGGGAATGCCTGAAGGGGGCCCTGGAGGCCGCCAACGCCGAAGGGTTCGCGGGGCTCTTCCTCATGGTGTCCGATCCGGTGGAGGTCCTGGCCCAGACCGCCTTCCACGACAGCAACGCCCCGGAAGGCGCATGGCTGGGCACGGGCCTCGCCCCGGAACGGGTGGGGGGCCTGGCCCTGGGGGTCATGTGGGGCCGGGCCATGGCCGCGGCGGAGGCGGCTGGGCAGGGGGAGCGCGTGGCGCGGCGGGGGGTGCCCTACGGGCCCCACTCCACGGAAGTGCTGGTCTACGACGACCCCGCGGGGCCCGACCCCGCCCTGTGCGAGGCCATGACCCGTGCGGCGCGCACCGGCAACTACCGGGTGCGGGACCTGGGCTTCCTGCCCTACATCGGGCCCGCCCTCTCCTCCATCGTGCTCACGCTGCCCCGCCTCCTGGCGGGGCGGGAGGTGCTGGCCAGCAGCTTCGTGGACGGGGTCTACTTCGGTTCCCCCTGCCGGCTCCGCTGGGGCCTGGGGCCCACGCGGCGGCGGCTCGCGCCGGAGGTGAAGCGGCAGGTGGAGGAGCTCCACCTGCTGCTTCAGGACCGCATGGCGCGGCTGGGCCTCAGTTGGAGGTGA
- a CDS encoding DUF4382 domain-containing protein, producing MNISRSFRSALRFLGLAALGALVACGGSGAGSKPAAVTGTGSLNLAVTDAPSDAWQQVSVVLKTASLRNQADQSWTQVWAADPANPASGVVNLVDLASVAELLGKVPVAAGTYDRLQLTIDTTPASMTLVDDSGATIPAADITVIDPSGKGQINVVIDPSLQVAAGATASLQADFDLAHPLSIVQETVGGVQKVVLNLQVRHKALPTRIQDLQFARKLGKVTAATTTGFTLTDARGATFTYGVDANTLYMDADAKATGTLAGLTVNAYALVASNLNADGSLYARRVWYAADAATLPARTPEGLVRRVNAAAGTFTVFSKAIAASTMRERWGGQTVKVDANTVWTFHTTVPMGQGTGPLADIWRGVRVDVQLDAAGTTATAVNVNNAHDEGYITSVSATGLTFGWPGRTQMPMAMGVRFGPDDESGRNWPYYQNPADAAHAFSWWYFGLPSSASTVVKDLQDTAAAATGANLPVMGYANLYWDTVSGGWQAYQLVLAPNALPVATVTRAYTDGPAAGSGTVGVTFRTPFAAATTNPLTVTLDYAGDLQTVVEALTWNSSTRLLTFQAPVDHAQWAALLVPPAAPALGATRIWVRPVKNGAAFDWHAYNVEVFTSN from the coding sequence ATGAATATCTCCCGTTCCTTCCGGTCCGCATTACGTTTCCTGGGCCTGGCGGCCCTCGGCGCGCTCGTCGCCTGCGGCGGCTCCGGCGCCGGATCCAAACCCGCGGCCGTGACGGGCACCGGCAGCCTGAACCTCGCGGTCACCGATGCCCCCTCCGACGCCTGGCAGCAGGTCTCCGTGGTGCTCAAGACCGCCAGCCTGCGCAACCAGGCCGACCAGTCCTGGACCCAGGTGTGGGCCGCGGATCCGGCCAACCCCGCCTCGGGCGTGGTGAACCTGGTGGATCTGGCCAGCGTGGCCGAACTGCTGGGCAAGGTCCCCGTGGCCGCGGGCACCTATGACCGGCTCCAGCTCACCATCGACACCACCCCCGCCTCCATGACCCTGGTGGACGACAGCGGCGCGACCATCCCCGCCGCCGACATCACCGTCATCGATCCCTCCGGCAAGGGCCAGATCAACGTCGTCATCGATCCCTCCCTGCAGGTGGCCGCGGGCGCCACCGCGAGCCTCCAGGCGGACTTCGACCTGGCCCACCCCCTCTCCATCGTCCAGGAGACCGTGGGCGGCGTGCAGAAGGTCGTCCTGAACCTCCAGGTGCGCCACAAGGCCCTGCCCACCCGGATCCAGGACCTGCAGTTCGCCCGGAAACTGGGCAAGGTGACCGCCGCCACCACCACCGGCTTCACCCTCACCGACGCCCGGGGCGCCACCTTCACCTACGGCGTGGACGCCAACACCCTCTACATGGACGCCGACGCCAAGGCCACTGGCACCCTGGCCGGGCTCACCGTGAACGCCTACGCCCTGGTGGCCTCCAACCTCAATGCCGACGGAAGCCTCTACGCCCGGCGCGTGTGGTACGCCGCGGACGCGGCCACCTTGCCGGCGCGCACCCCCGAGGGCCTCGTGCGCCGGGTCAACGCCGCCGCCGGCACCTTCACGGTCTTCTCCAAGGCCATCGCCGCGTCCACCATGCGGGAGCGCTGGGGAGGCCAGACCGTGAAGGTGGACGCCAACACCGTCTGGACCTTCCACACCACGGTCCCCATGGGCCAGGGCACCGGCCCCCTCGCCGACATCTGGCGCGGCGTCCGGGTCGATGTGCAGCTGGATGCCGCCGGCACCACCGCCACCGCGGTCAATGTCAACAATGCGCATGACGAAGGCTACATCACCTCCGTATCCGCCACCGGCCTCACCTTCGGCTGGCCCGGGCGCACCCAGATGCCCATGGCCATGGGCGTCCGTTTCGGCCCCGACGATGAGAGCGGACGGAACTGGCCCTACTACCAGAATCCCGCCGACGCCGCCCACGCCTTCAGCTGGTGGTACTTCGGCCTGCCCTCCAGCGCCTCCACCGTGGTCAAGGACCTGCAGGACACCGCCGCCGCGGCCACCGGCGCCAACCTTCCGGTCATGGGGTACGCCAACCTCTACTGGGACACCGTTTCCGGCGGCTGGCAGGCCTACCAGCTGGTGCTGGCCCCCAACGCCCTGCCCGTGGCCACCGTCACCCGGGCCTACACGGACGGTCCCGCCGCGGGATCCGGCACGGTGGGCGTCACCTTCCGCACGCCCTTCGCGGCGGCCACCACCAACCCCCTGACCGTGACCCTCGACTACGCGGGGGATCTCCAGACCGTGGTGGAGGCCCTCACCTGGAACAGTTCCACGCGCCTCCTCACCTTCCAGGCGCCGGTGGACCACGCCCAGTGGGCCGCGCTCCTGGTGCCCCCCGCGGCCCCGGCCCTGGGCGCCACCCGCATCTGGGTCCGCCCCGTGAAGAACGGCGCCGCCTTCGACTGGCACGCCTACAACGTCGAGGTGTTCACCTCCAACTGA